From Triticum urartu cultivar G1812 chromosome 2, Tu2.1, whole genome shotgun sequence, a single genomic window includes:
- the LOC125534662 gene encoding germin-like protein 8-14 yields the protein MAKAVLLLSLLPLLLLFWCVAQAQLAKEFCVADLASSDTPAGYPCKPQAAVTADDFYYRGLGTTGPTVNPFKISLSSAFVTSFPGVNGLGISAARVDFAVGGVVPLHWHPAATELIFVVEGTLSCGFISATSNNRVYTNTLHKGDIMVLPQGQPHFQYNLGNTTAVALSTYSSPNPGVQTLDFALFANNLPSEVLTKVTLLDDLQVRKLKALFGGTG from the coding sequence ATGGCAAAAGCTGTGCTCCTCCTCTCCCTGCTGCCCTTGCTGCTGCTCTTTTGGTGTGTCGCCCAGGCCCAGCTGGCCAAGGAGTTCTGCGTGGCCGACCTGGCCAGCAGCGACACGCCGGCAGGCTACCCGTGCAAGCCCCAGGCCGCCGTCACCGCCGACGACTTCTACTACCGCGGCCTGGGCACCACAGGCCCGACCGTGAACCCCTTCAAGATCAGCTTGTCCTCGGCCTTCGTCACCAGCTTCCCCGGCGTGAACGGGCTGGGCATCTCCGCGGCGCGCGTCGACTTCGCGGTGGGAGGCGTGGTGCCGCTGCACTGGCACCCGGCGGCCACGGAGCTCATCTTCGTGGTGGAGGGCACCCTGTCGTGCGGCTTCATCAGCGCCACCTCCAACAACAGGGTCTACACCAACACCCTACACAAGGGCGACATCATGGTGCTCCCACAGGGCCAGCCGCACTTCCAGTACAACCTCGGCAACACCACCGCCGTCGCGCTCTCCACGTACAGCAGCCCCAACCCCGGCGTGCAGACCCTCGACTTTGCGCTCTTCGCCAACAACCTCCCGTCGGAGGTGCTCACCAAGGTCACCCTCCTCGACGACTTGCAGGTCAGGAAGCTCAAGGCGCTCTTCGGCGGCACCGGATGA